Proteins encoded by one window of Anas platyrhynchos isolate ZD024472 breed Pekin duck chromosome 14, IASCAAS_PekinDuck_T2T, whole genome shotgun sequence:
- the MAPK9 gene encoding mitogen-activated protein kinase 9 isoform X2, with protein MSDSKCDSQFYSVQVADSTFTVLKRYQQLKPIGSGAQGIVCAAFDTVLGINVAVKKLSRPFQNQTHAKRAYRELVLLKCVNHKNIISLLNVFTPQKSLEEFQDVYLVMELMDANLCQVIHMELDHERMSYLLYQMLCGIKHLHSAGIIHRDLKPSNIVVKSDCTLKILDFGLARTACTNFMMTPYVVTRYYRAPEVILGMGYKENVDIWSVGCIMAEMVLHKVLFPGRDYIDQWNKVIEQLGTPSADFMKKLQPTVRNYVENRPKYPGIKFEELFPDWIFPSESDRDKLKTSQARDLLSKMLVVDPDKRISVDEALRHPYITVWYDPAEAEAPPPQIYDAQLEEREHAIEEWKELIYKEVMDWEERSKNGVVKDQPSDAAVNSNTSPSQSSSINDISSMSTEQTLASDTDSSLDALTGPLEGCR; from the exons TGCTGCGTTTGATACAGTCCTTGGAATAAATGTTGCTGTAAAGAAGTTGAGTCGTCCTTTTCAGAATCAAACCCATGCAAAAAGAGCTTACAGAGAgcttgttcttttaaaatgtgtcaACCACAAAAAT ATAATTAgtttattaaatgtatttacacCACAGAAATCACTAGAAGAATTTCAGGATGT ATACTTGGTTATGGAGCTGATGGATGCCAATTTGTGCCAAGTTATTCATATGGAATTGGATCATGAAAGAATGTCCTATCTTCTTTACCAGATGCTATGTGGTATCAAACATCTTCACTCAGCTGGTATCATCCACAGA GATTTGAAACCCAGCAACATAGTAGTAAAATCAGATTGTACGCTCAAAATCCTTGATTTTGGACTGGCAAGAACAGCGTGTACTAATTTTATGATGACTCCATATGTAGTAACACGGTATTATAGAGCACCAGAGGTTATCCTTGGAATGGGCTATAAAGAAAATG TGGATATCTGGTCTGTTGGGTGCATTATGGCAGAAATGGTCCTCCATAAGGTCCTGTTCCCAGGAAGAGATT ATATTGATCAGTGGAATAAAGTTATTGAACAATTAGGAACGCCGTCAGCGGACTTCATGAAGAAACTACAGCCTACAGTGAGGAATTATGTAGAAAACAGGCCCAAATATCCTGGTATTAAATTTGAAGAGCTCTTCCCAGACTGGATATTTCCATCAGAATCTGATCGTGACAAGTTAAAAA CCAGCCAAGCTAGAGATTTATTATCAAAAATGCTTGTAGTAGATCCAGACAAGAGAATTTCTGTAGATGAAGCCTTACGTCATCCTTATATTACTGTCTGGTATGACCCAGCTGAAGCAGAAGCT CCTCCACCCCAAATCTATGATGCACAATTGGAAGAAAGAGAACATGCAATTGAAGAATGGAAAG AGTTAATATACAAAGAAGTAATGGATTGGGAAGAAAGGAGCAAGAATGGTGTGGTAAAAGATCAGCCCTCAG ATGCAGCAGTGAATAGCAACACCAGTCCTTCCCAGTCATCATCTATCAATGACATTTCATCCATGTCAACAGAGCAAACATTGGCTTCAGATACAGACAGCAGCCTCGATGCCTTGACAGGACCCCTTGAAGGATGCCGATGA
- the MAPK9 gene encoding mitogen-activated protein kinase 9 isoform X3, with protein MSDSKCDSQFYSVQVADSTFTVLKRYQQLKPIGSGAQGIVCAAFDTVLGINVAVKKLSRPFQNQTHAKRAYRELVLLKCVNHKNIISLLNVFTPQKSLEEFQDVYLVMELMDANLCQVIHMELDHERMSYLLYQMLCGIKHLHSAGIIHRDLKPSNIVVKSDCTLKILDFGLARTACTNFMMTPYVVTRYYRAPEVILGMGYKENVDIWSVGCIMGELVKGCVIFQGTDHIDQWNKVIEQLGTPSADFMKKLQPTVRNYVENRPKYPGIKFEELFPDWIFPSESDRDKLKTSQARDLLSKMLVVDPDKRISVDEALRHPYITVWYDPAEAEAPPPQIYDAQLEEREHAIEEWKELIYKEVMDWEERSKNGVVKDQPSEQTLASDTDSSLDALTGPLEGCR; from the exons TGCTGCGTTTGATACAGTCCTTGGAATAAATGTTGCTGTAAAGAAGTTGAGTCGTCCTTTTCAGAATCAAACCCATGCAAAAAGAGCTTACAGAGAgcttgttcttttaaaatgtgtcaACCACAAAAAT ATAATTAgtttattaaatgtatttacacCACAGAAATCACTAGAAGAATTTCAGGATGT ATACTTGGTTATGGAGCTGATGGATGCCAATTTGTGCCAAGTTATTCATATGGAATTGGATCATGAAAGAATGTCCTATCTTCTTTACCAGATGCTATGTGGTATCAAACATCTTCACTCAGCTGGTATCATCCACAGA GATTTGAAACCCAGCAACATAGTAGTAAAATCAGATTGTACGCTCAAAATCCTTGATTTTGGACTGGCAAGAACAGCGTGTACTAATTTTATGATGACTCCATATGTAGTAACACGGTATTATAGAGCACCAGAGGTTATCCTTGGAATGGGCTATAAAGAAAATG TTGATATCTGGTCAGTTGGGTGCATCATGGGAGAATTGGTGAAAGGTTGTGTGATTTTCCAAGGCACTGATC ATATTGATCAGTGGAATAAAGTTATTGAACAATTAGGAACGCCGTCAGCGGACTTCATGAAGAAACTACAGCCTACAGTGAGGAATTATGTAGAAAACAGGCCCAAATATCCTGGTATTAAATTTGAAGAGCTCTTCCCAGACTGGATATTTCCATCAGAATCTGATCGTGACAAGTTAAAAA CCAGCCAAGCTAGAGATTTATTATCAAAAATGCTTGTAGTAGATCCAGACAAGAGAATTTCTGTAGATGAAGCCTTACGTCATCCTTATATTACTGTCTGGTATGACCCAGCTGAAGCAGAAGCT CCTCCACCCCAAATCTATGATGCACAATTGGAAGAAAGAGAACATGCAATTGAAGAATGGAAAG AGTTAATATACAAAGAAGTAATGGATTGGGAAGAAAGGAGCAAGAATGGTGTGGTAAAAGATCAGCCCTCAG AGCAAACATTGGCTTCAGATACAGACAGCAGCCTCGATGCCTTGACAGGACCCCTTGAAGGATGCCGATGA
- the MAPK9 gene encoding mitogen-activated protein kinase 9 isoform X1, whose amino-acid sequence MSDSKCDSQFYSVQVADSTFTVLKRYQQLKPIGSGAQGIVCAAFDTVLGINVAVKKLSRPFQNQTHAKRAYRELVLLKCVNHKNIISLLNVFTPQKSLEEFQDVYLVMELMDANLCQVIHMELDHERMSYLLYQMLCGIKHLHSAGIIHRDLKPSNIVVKSDCTLKILDFGLARTACTNFMMTPYVVTRYYRAPEVILGMGYKENVDIWSVGCIMGELVKGCVIFQGTDHIDQWNKVIEQLGTPSADFMKKLQPTVRNYVENRPKYPGIKFEELFPDWIFPSESDRDKLKTSQARDLLSKMLVVDPDKRISVDEALRHPYITVWYDPAEAEAPPPQIYDAQLEEREHAIEEWKELIYKEVMDWEERSKNGVVKDQPSDAAVNSNTSPSQSSSINDISSMSTEQTLASDTDSSLDALTGPLEGCR is encoded by the exons TGCTGCGTTTGATACAGTCCTTGGAATAAATGTTGCTGTAAAGAAGTTGAGTCGTCCTTTTCAGAATCAAACCCATGCAAAAAGAGCTTACAGAGAgcttgttcttttaaaatgtgtcaACCACAAAAAT ATAATTAgtttattaaatgtatttacacCACAGAAATCACTAGAAGAATTTCAGGATGT ATACTTGGTTATGGAGCTGATGGATGCCAATTTGTGCCAAGTTATTCATATGGAATTGGATCATGAAAGAATGTCCTATCTTCTTTACCAGATGCTATGTGGTATCAAACATCTTCACTCAGCTGGTATCATCCACAGA GATTTGAAACCCAGCAACATAGTAGTAAAATCAGATTGTACGCTCAAAATCCTTGATTTTGGACTGGCAAGAACAGCGTGTACTAATTTTATGATGACTCCATATGTAGTAACACGGTATTATAGAGCACCAGAGGTTATCCTTGGAATGGGCTATAAAGAAAATG TTGATATCTGGTCAGTTGGGTGCATCATGGGAGAATTGGTGAAAGGTTGTGTGATTTTCCAAGGCACTGATC ATATTGATCAGTGGAATAAAGTTATTGAACAATTAGGAACGCCGTCAGCGGACTTCATGAAGAAACTACAGCCTACAGTGAGGAATTATGTAGAAAACAGGCCCAAATATCCTGGTATTAAATTTGAAGAGCTCTTCCCAGACTGGATATTTCCATCAGAATCTGATCGTGACAAGTTAAAAA CCAGCCAAGCTAGAGATTTATTATCAAAAATGCTTGTAGTAGATCCAGACAAGAGAATTTCTGTAGATGAAGCCTTACGTCATCCTTATATTACTGTCTGGTATGACCCAGCTGAAGCAGAAGCT CCTCCACCCCAAATCTATGATGCACAATTGGAAGAAAGAGAACATGCAATTGAAGAATGGAAAG AGTTAATATACAAAGAAGTAATGGATTGGGAAGAAAGGAGCAAGAATGGTGTGGTAAAAGATCAGCCCTCAG ATGCAGCAGTGAATAGCAACACCAGTCCTTCCCAGTCATCATCTATCAATGACATTTCATCCATGTCAACAGAGCAAACATTGGCTTCAGATACAGACAGCAGCCTCGATGCCTTGACAGGACCCCTTGAAGGATGCCGATGA